DNA sequence from the Parasphingorhabdus cellanae genome:
TTCGCTTTGCCTTGCCCCAATTGTGCCAGGCTAAGGCTCAATACGGTGCGTGCATCGTTCTTGCCCAGTTCCATAGCATCAAGAAAGCTGCGCTCGGCGGAATAGAAACGCCCGGCTGCCAGGTAAGACTGGCCAAGCAATGCCCGTGTTTCAGGATCATTGCCTACACCAGCGACAGATCGTTCTGCATAAACAATTGCGTCTTGAATCTTGCCTTTGGCCATAGCCTTTTCAGCTTTTTTGGCATATTTTTCGCCATCTTTGACCGTAGCAGGTTTGCTCGACACAGATGCTACCGAGCCACCTCCGAAAGGACCGCAACCGGTCAAGGTTGTCGAAATGACCATAGTCGAAGCGGCCAGTTTCAGTATTGTATCGCGTTTCATATCAATGCCCTCGCAATTAAATTCTATATATTGTGTTTAAGCAGCGCCGCGTGACGGAATGCGCTCTGCCAAGTCGTCAAGTTCGGGGATAGACCTCAAATATTCATCCACGGCTTTGGTTACCAACTGTTGTGCAGAGACATTCTTCACAGCCGTTGCTAACCGCAGTTTCAGGTGCCTGTCGGCGTCCAACCTTAAGGTAAACGCGGCCTTGGCTTTCCGTGTCCGGGACTTTTGCGCCGGACGACGTTTTTTTGTTGGCTTCTTGGCCTCGACTGCCTTTTTGCGCGGTGGTGGCGCTACGCCGATGTTGGAATTTTCAACAACAGGAGCCACTTCACGAGAAATGGACAGCGGAACGGGGACAGATGGCTTTTTAGCAACTGGCTCTGCCTGTTGTTCTTGCGCCGGCGCGGATTCCGTTACTTCGGGCTCAGCCGCGGCTGCTTCTTCACGTTTTGGATGCTGGCTCAATTTGGCAGCAATTTCTTCCTGCTGTTTCTTGACCGCTGGCACAACTTCGGGAATCGCGCCGGCTAAGGGATTATAGTGATACTGATCCGCATCGACAGGCCCCTGTGCATCCGCTTGCGCGGCTCCATGGTCTGGATTGGTGTCATATCCCATGTCATTCCAACCCAGATCTTCTGTTTCATGATCGGGCTCTGATGGAAATGCCATTCCCTGACGCCGCATGGCGGGCTTTGCGCCGCCCTTACGTGCGAGAAGAGAGGATGACAGGGATGCTAATGGCTTAGGTTCGCTCATATTCTCTGCTCCACCCATTAAGACCCGATGACCCGGCGACCGAAATTGCTTCCGGGCCGAGGCGCTCCGACATTGGCTGTCGGTGCCATGGCAGGTGATGAAAATACGGTGCGGCGGAAATTCTTCTCCAACCGGTCGGAGATATAACCCCAAAGCTGTTGAATTTCCTGGGAAGATCGTCCTTCCGGATCGACCTCCATAACGGTGCGGCCATCGATCATGGAACCGGCAAAATCCGTGCGGTGATGAACGGTAATCGGTGCCACTGTACCGTGCTGTGATAATGCCACGGCGGCTTCCGAAGTGATTTTGGCTTTCGGCGTCGCTCCGTTCACAACAAAGAGTAACGGCTTGCCTGCACGCTCGCACAGGTCAACCGTCGCACCCACGGCACGCAAATCATGCGGACTGGGGCGCGTTGGAATGACAATAAGTTCGGCAACCGAGATCACGGACTGGATCGCCATGGTAATAGCCGGAGGCGTATCAATGACGGCCAGCTTGAAACCTTGCTGCCGCAGGATCGCTAGATCGGCGGCAAGACGAGATACTGTCGTCTGTGCAAAAGCAGGCAATTCCGCCTCGCGCTCGTTCCACCAATCAGCCAACGAGCCTTGGGGATCGATATCGATCAGGACAACTGGGCCAGCTCCGGCCAGCTGGGCTTGTACGGCCAAATGACCCGACAAAGTTGTTTTGCCGGAGCCACCTTTTTGGGATGCCATTGCTAGAACTCGCACTCTATTCCCCTCGGTCTCTTTTAGGGTTGATCAGGACGTCTGAATTACATTCATCGCCTTCTCTGACAGAACAGCGCTAAAATAGGGTTAACAAACGCGTGATGTTTTTCGCGGGGCCAAATTTATTTTACACGACGTTATAATTGGTGCCAGGCCGCGCCCGTTTTTTCAGACAAGGTTACGAAAAATTTGCAAATTGGCGTTAAGAAGAAATTACGGATAAGATGATGTCCATAAATTTGCAGACCGAGGGCCTTTCGCATGAAAAATTCCAAAATAGCACGCCACCTGTTAATGGCCTCCGCCGTTTTCGGATTGACGTCACCTGCATTGGCGGACGTCAAAGATGGCGTAGATGCCTGGGGCCGCGGTGACTATAAGGCCGCTATCGCCGAATGGCGCGGACCGGCCAGTGCTGGTGACGCTGATGCCCAGTTTAATATGGCGCAGGCTTATAAACTGGGCCGCGGCGTGCCGATGGATTTGGCCACCGCCGAAAAATATTATAAAAAGGCGGCCGATCAGGGACATTTACAGGCCAGTGATAATTATGGTTTGATCCTGTTCCAGAACAAGCGCCGCGAGGACGCCCTGCCCTATTTGCAAGCCTCCGCCAATCGCGGCGAGCCACGCGCGCAATATGTTTTGGGCACGGGCCATTTCAATGGTGACTTTGTCGAGAAGGACTGGGTCAAGGCTTATGCGTTGATGACTCGCGCTTCTGCCGCTGGTCTGCCGCAAGCGACATCCAATATGGCGCAAATGGATAAATATATTCCGCTCAACCAACGCCGCACTGCCATCCAGCTAGCCAGTCAGATGGAAGAAAATGAAAAGCGCGTGCGCACGGCGCAGGTCGGTGGGCTGCGGCCGCCACCATCGAGCGGAGCCATTCAAACAGCACAACTGCCTGCATCGCGGCCAGCCATTCCCATACCAGCGCCGGCATCTGCTCCAGTAACGACTCCTAAGCCAGCGCCGGTTGCTTCTGCCGTTGTTCCTCCTGTTGTTCAACCAGTGCCTGCCCCAGTAGCAGCACCGCCTGTTACAAAACCTGCTCCTGCTCCAACGCCTGTGCGCGCCGCAGCGGCTGACAATTGGCGGGTTCAACTGGGTGCTTTTGGTGATCGGAACAAAGCAAAGGCCCTTTGGAATAACCTGGAAAAACGGGTTTCTGCCTTAGACAAGCTGCAACCTTATTTGGTCGCGGCTGGCAAAATTACACGGTTACAGGCTGGCCCGTTTGCGACCAAGGCACAGGCGAGTAAGGTTTGCGGCACTGTCAAAGCCTCTGGTAATGATTGTATCGTGAAGGCGCGATAAGTTCTGCGCGCTCGGACGTCTAACCTTTTACCCAATCACGAGAAAAAATGCCTTGAATATAAAGCAGGGCGCTGAGATCATTATGTTTAATCGCTGCATCGGCAGCAGCAGAAGCTTTGGGCTTTGCACGATAAGCGACGCCCATTCCCGCCAGTGCTATCATAGGAATATCATTGGCTCCGTCGCCAACAGCCATACACTGATCCAGTGAGAGTCCGGCAGATCGGGCACTCTGCCGCAGCAACTCCGCTTTTCTTTGCGCATCGACAACCGGCCCATCTAATTTTCCAGTCAAATGACCGTCCGCCTCCGCTAATATATTCGCTTCCGCACTGGCAAACCCTATGGATTTCGCCACCGGGTCGGCAAATCTGGTAAAGCCGCCCGACACCAAAACGGTCTTGGCCCCGCGCGTAGCCATAGTCTGGACCAAGGTCTTAGCGCCCGGCATGATTTCGACTTTTTCATCCAGACATCGATCAATCGCAGAAAGCTCTAGTCCCGCGAGTAAGGCGACCCTGCCCCTCAGCGCCTCTTCAAAATCAAGCTCCCCAAGCATTGCACGTTCAGTAATTTCAGCGATCTGATCTTTGATACCAGCATAACCTGCCAGTTCATCGATACATTCGACGGTGATCATTGTGCTATCCATGTCGGATATCAGCAGCTTTTTTTCGCGATTCTCAGCGTGTTGGACAATAAAATCTATTCCAGCACACTCTATAGACAATGCATCGCGCGCCGCCGCCAATTCACCGTCGAAGAAAATATCAGCCGCTTTGCCGTCGACTACATCACCCATGCGAGTAATCTGTCCGCCCGCTTCCGCCAAACGATCGGCGACCGAACTTAGCTCTCCCTTTTCCAGCTGATCTGCTGCTATTAGCGTGGCGATGAGCATATATTCTCCCAAAGATAAAAAAGATGTGGCGTTGATCGTCGGCCCGACGGCCAGCGGCAAATCCGCATTGGCACTGGAGCTCGCCAAAAAGCAACCCTCTGTGATTATCAACGCGGATAGTGCTCAGGTCTATACTGACCTGCAAATCCTGAGCGCGCGCCCAAGCAAAGACGAGATGGAAAGCATAGATCATCGCCTTTACGGCTATATTGATGGTGCTCACACATGCTCGGCAGCGCGATGGGCTAGCGACGCGAAGGCCGAGATCGCGGCTGCTCACAATAAAGATCTACTACCGATATTAGTGGGCGGAACTGGCCTCTATGTCCGCACGCTGCTGAACGGGATCGCTCCGATACCGGAAATTGCCCCCGCTATACGCGCGGAAGTTCGGAATCTGGAGGTGGCAGATGCCTATACAGCTTTGCGCGAAGAGGATCCTATATCGGCTGACCGTCTGAACCCCAGAGACTCGAGCCGGATCATGCGAGCCCTGGAAGTTGTTAGATCATCCGGCAAGCCGATGGTTCACTGGCATGCCCATATGGCGGGCGGTATTACGGATGAAATTACCTTGCACCCTCTGGTCCTGCTTCCCCCGCGCGACTGGCTTTATGAACGTTGTGATCGCCGGTTTCAGATCATGCTCGATGGCGGCGCACGCGATGAAGTTGCTCAGTTATTGGATCGGAATCTACCCGATGATTGTCCGGTTATGCGCGCAATTGGCGTTCCGGAGATTATCGCAATCATCAAAGGCGACAGCAGCCCTGAGGATGCCAAGGAGCAAGCAATGGCCGCTACCCGCCAATATGCCAAACGCCAATATACATGGTTTCGAAATCAGTGTCCGGCGGATTGGCCTTGCTATGATGAGATTATAAATAATGTTAATTACCGTAATATTGTTAGATTATTACAATAATTAGCCTTGACACAACATATATAAATATGTAGCGCCGC
Encoded proteins:
- the miaA gene encoding tRNA (adenosine(37)-N6)-dimethylallyltransferase MiaA; protein product: MSIYSPKDKKDVALIVGPTASGKSALALELAKKQPSVIINADSAQVYTDLQILSARPSKDEMESIDHRLYGYIDGAHTCSAARWASDAKAEIAAAHNKDLLPILVGGTGLYVRTLLNGIAPIPEIAPAIRAEVRNLEVADAYTALREEDPISADRLNPRDSSRIMRALEVVRSSGKPMVHWHAHMAGGITDEITLHPLVLLPPRDWLYERCDRRFQIMLDGGARDEVAQLLDRNLPDDCPVMRAIGVPEIIAIIKGDSSPEDAKEQAMAATRQYAKRQYTWFRNQCPADWPCYDEIINNVNYRNIVRLLQ
- a CDS encoding ParA family protein, producing the protein MRVLAMASQKGGSGKTTLSGHLAVQAQLAGAGPVVLIDIDPQGSLADWWNEREAELPAFAQTTVSRLAADLAILRQQGFKLAVIDTPPAITMAIQSVISVAELIVIPTRPSPHDLRAVGATVDLCERAGKPLLFVVNGATPKAKITSEAAVALSQHGTVAPITVHHRTDFAGSMIDGRTVMEVDPEGRSSQEIQQLWGYISDRLEKNFRRTVFSSPAMAPTANVGAPRPGSNFGRRVIGS
- the serB gene encoding phosphoserine phosphatase SerB → MLIATLIAADQLEKGELSSVADRLAEAGGQITRMGDVVDGKAADIFFDGELAAARDALSIECAGIDFIVQHAENREKKLLISDMDSTMITVECIDELAGYAGIKDQIAEITERAMLGELDFEEALRGRVALLAGLELSAIDRCLDEKVEIMPGAKTLVQTMATRGAKTVLVSGGFTRFADPVAKSIGFASAEANILAEADGHLTGKLDGPVVDAQRKAELLRQSARSAGLSLDQCMAVGDGANDIPMIALAGMGVAYRAKPKASAAADAAIKHNDLSALLYIQGIFSRDWVKG
- a CDS encoding SPOR domain-containing protein, producing the protein MKNSKIARHLLMASAVFGLTSPALADVKDGVDAWGRGDYKAAIAEWRGPASAGDADAQFNMAQAYKLGRGVPMDLATAEKYYKKAADQGHLQASDNYGLILFQNKRREDALPYLQASANRGEPRAQYVLGTGHFNGDFVEKDWVKAYALMTRASAAGLPQATSNMAQMDKYIPLNQRRTAIQLASQMEENEKRVRTAQVGGLRPPPSSGAIQTAQLPASRPAIPIPAPASAPVTTPKPAPVASAVVPPVVQPVPAPVAAPPVTKPAPAPTPVRAAAADNWRVQLGAFGDRNKAKALWNNLEKRVSALDKLQPYLVAAGKITRLQAGPFATKAQASKVCGTVKASGNDCIVKAR